Proteins from one Coffea arabica cultivar ET-39 chromosome 8c, Coffea Arabica ET-39 HiFi, whole genome shotgun sequence genomic window:
- the LOC113707249 gene encoding protein FAR1-RELATED SEQUENCE 5-like: MDATARSACQRVSIDLSVDGIGDSDSGEGNRRSVEDNELNIDTDNKHGSTSGGAELDTRNDNTQEVSWVELDKGLEDLTEKEVFGLKFDSDEEAGIFYETYANLNGFTVRKVDTKRKNNVIRYTRWVCSREGFSENRWANNLDGKRDPKSVTRIGCLASFRIKHDFKSGKYVVTGFIKEHNHELMASRVLPCLQPKKRARRVAGDVGLTRKDKERASTSSDIADGDTQCVLTQCVLAWLCAKSDYDPGLFYKYDVDEENKLCRIFWADSKSRADYAFFGDVLALNTKFRKNAYGKPFIILAGLNNHDQTIVFACALLGDESAETYVWLLETFLEAMNDKAPVSVITDGSKAIEEALEKTFPMSKHRICRWHLHKDAVSNASDSSFGPDFKKCMEENWSPEEFEVAWMELLEKYGLQGHPWFEETYSRRTKWAEAYLREHFFAGLNSILGHGMNTYFTRFLKVRLKLHEFVRYYDKALVCLREEEAKADTESESTYPAFCTVLRDLEMHAADVFTKSIFFKVREQIMRDPMLILSSKEYLDDEACWVYSFSEYTKPDMVWKVHYHPSNQSLTCSCFKLVTDGVPCCHMISVMKAEHLREFPRCCINKRWTKCARSKIASSIDIQALNMATQVARFRVLTSACSEMNYYASQTVQGFNETRNLISKMMSHVKPIHTSKGDVDKPAPEVSQDADGSSTRSGMHDPRSANSNGQCDSSAVGTSRPGDWGQSRSTSHDQFLFQLLHLNHGSQRPEGTGTTEDGLKCIPNGNLPEMPGLPLNLMWEDSD, encoded by the exons ATGGATGCAACTGCTAGGTCTGCATGTCAGCGTGTCAGCATTGACTTGTCCGTTGATGGTATTGGTGATAGTGATTCTGGTGAGGGTAATAGGAGAAGTGTTGAAGATAATGAACTGAACATAGACACCGATAATAAGCATGGAAGTACATCTGGTGGTGCTGAACTTGACACTAGAAATGATAATACTCAAGAAGTGAGTTGGGTGGAATTGGATAAAGGTTTAGAAGATCTGACTGAGAAAGAAGTTTTTGGCCTGAAATTTGACTCTGATGAAGAAGCAGGAATTTTCTATGAGACTTATGCCAACCTTAATGGGTTTACTGTTCGAAAGGTGGATACGAAACGTAAGAATAATGTGATAAGATATACGAGATGGGTTTGTTCAAGAGAAGGTTTTTCAGAGAACAGGTGGGCAAATAACTTGGATGGGAAACGTGATCCTAAATCTGTAACCAGAATTGGTTGTCTAGCAAGCTTTCGGATCAAACATGATTTTAAATCAGGCAAATATGTTGTTACGGGGTTTATTAAAGAGCACAATCATGAATTGATGGCTTCAAGAGTTTTACCCTGTCTGCAGCCAAAGAAGCGTGCACGTAGAGTAGCTGGAGATGTTGGGTTAACTAGAAAAGATAAAGAACGTGCTTCAACGAGCTCCGACATTGCTGATGGTGACACTCAGTGCGTTTTAACTCAGTGTGTCTTAGCTTGGTTATGTGCTAAGAGTGACTATGATCCAGGATTGTTCTATAAGTACGATGttgatgaagaaaataaattatGCCGGATATTTTGGGCAGACTCAAAGTCTAGAGCAGATTATGCCTTCTTTGGTGATGTTTTGGCATTGAatacaaaatttagaaaaaatgcTTATGGAAAACCCTTTATTATTCTTGCAGGGCTGAATAATCATGATCAAACAATTGTTTTTGCTTGTGCATTATTGGGAGATGAAAGCGCTGAGACCTATGTATGGCTCCTGGAAACATTTTTGGAGGCAATGAATGACAAGGCACCTGTTTCAGTTATTACAGATGGTAGCAAAGCTATAGAAGAAGCACTTGAGAAAACATTCCCCATGTCTAAGCATCGTATATGCCGTTGGCACCTACATAAAGATGCTGTTTCTAATGCTAGTGACTCATCTTTTGGACCTGATTTCAAGAAATGCATGGAGGAGAATTGGAGTCCAGAAGAATTTGAGGTGGCTTGGATGGAATTGCTGGAGAAATATGGGCTTCAAGGCCATCCATGGTTCGAAGAGACTTACTCCAGACGTACAAAATGGGCAGAGGCTTACTTAAGAGAGCATTTCTTTGCTGGTCTTAATAGTATTCTGGGCCATGGAATGAATACCTATTTCACCCGGTTCCTGAAAGTTCGGCTCAAGCTTCATGAATTTGTGCGGTATTATGATAAGGCTCTTGTTTGTCTTCGTGAAGAAGAGGCAAAAGCAGACACTGAGTCAGAGAGCACGTATCCTGCTTTTTGCACTGTTTTGAGGGATTTAGAGATGCATGCTGCTGATGTCTTCACGAAAAGTATCTTTTTCAAAGTTCGTGAACAAATAATGCGTGATCCCATGCTAATTTTGAGCAGCAAAGAGTACCTCGATGATGAGGCCTGCTGGGTTTATAGCTTTTCTGAATATACAAAACCTGACATGGTATGGAAAGTTCATTATCATCCATCTAATCAAAGCTTGACATGCTCCTGTTTCAAGTTAGTCACAGATGGAGTGCCTTGTTGCCATATGATCTCTGTGATGAAAGCTGAACACCTGAGAGAATTTCCTAGATGTTGCATTAATAAAAGATGGACCAAATGTGCAAGGAGTAAAATAGCCTCCAGCATCGATATTCAAGCCTTAAACATGGCGACACAAGTTGCACGCTTTCGAGTGTTGACTTCTGCGTGTAGTGAGATGAATTACTATGCTTCTCAAACAGTGCAAGGTTTTAATGAGACGCGGAATCTCATTTCTAAGATGATGTCTCATGTAAAGCCAATACACACTTCAAAGGGTGATGTGGATAAACCAGCACCAGAAGTGAGCCAAGATGCTGATGGCTCAAGCACAAGATCTGGTATGCATGATCCCAGATCAGCAAACTCCAATGGCCAGTGTGACTCTAGTGCAGTGGGAACATCCCGACCTGGCGATTGGGGCCAGAGCAG GAGCACCAGTCATGATCAGTTTTTATTCCAGCTACTGCATCTTAATCATGGCTCTCAAAGACCTGAAGGTACTGGGACAACAGAGGATGGATTGAAATGCATACCCAATGGAAACTTACCTGAAATGCCAGGCCTGCCTCTGAACTTGATGTGGGAAGATAGTGATTAA